The Primulina eburnea isolate SZY01 unplaced genomic scaffold, ASM2296580v1 ctg739_ERROPOS11973397, whole genome shotgun sequence sequence TTTTTATAGTGAAGCAAATGTCGACACAAACCATACTACAGGCAGTTACACAATAGTAGCTTTCACAGGTTGCCACCCTTTCTGCCATGTCAACTCTCTGAGCAAGTATATGAACTTAGGCCATTAGCGAAAGAGAAAGCCCAAATCCAAAAACATAGCTTTCTACATTGGAGAAATTATCAAGCCAATTAGTCACTTCATAGCTCATTATGAGGCCATAGTGGGACATGGAACATAGATAGATAATTATGTCAAGACTTGGTATCAGAAGGAGCTCCATAGGAACAAACTATTTACCAAAAGACAATGTTATTTCCATATATATCACTCTCAAAACACACCTGGCCGATCCCAAGATGATCTACATCATAAATTCCAAACCCACATGTACATTTAAATTTTCTGCTTCTGAATTTTTCAATTAACGTGGCAAGCAGTTCCTGACTCAGAATATTTCAGGAACCCGGAATATTTCAGCTTGTTCGAGTTCCTGACTCAGAATATTTCAGCTTCAAGATTCAATCTCTTTCTCCCAAGACCCATAATTCCAAAATTGaacttaattattaaatatgatGTAAAAAAGAATTTTTACTAACGAGAAATCTgacacaaataaaataaatcacggAAACTTACGATTGAGTAGGGGAAGTAGGCTTGGCGTGAAACCCATTAGCAGCAGCGGCTCCGTTCTCGGAAGGTGGAGCCGACGACTTCCTGACGGTTGATGAATTGCGTCTTTGAACCGTACTGCCGCGTCTGGGCGGCGGAGGACCCATCTGACCACTCATTTCTTCCAAATATATTTCCTTTTCAATCAATCACCGAGTCATCTACAATTACGAAAATTCTACGGGGAATTAGGGCAGACATTCAGGGGATGCCCTAACACTCTCCCCTTGTGAGGAGCCACAGCAGAAGTTTTTAATTTATACTATTTATTTAAATGGTTGAAATCAAGTGTCTATTCAGGTTGGTCTATTCAGTTCTTACGTTTATTAGCGGCCCTCGCTGTACTCCAATCCACCAGTGTCAACACACCATCAAGTAAAACGCGACTTTTATAGTTGCTAACGACTTGTCAGGTCCACAAAATctatgaataaaaaaaaaacaatcgtGAATCAATATTTTGTGTATTCTTATTATTTTGCAAGGCGTAGTATTTCTCATAGCACAAGAGTTTTTTGTTTCTTCTTCACGGGGAGCTTGTAGATGAACACTGAATAAACTCTGAATATTTATTAATGCatacattttgtttttatttttgtttttccgTTTCAAACAATACATGAACATatgtaatttatttttctaaaaaaaaaataatatgaaatCTCATTTATTTCAAGATAATGAAATattgtatgtttttttttaaaaataatatgaaaTCTCATTTATTTCAAGATAATGAAATATtgtatgttttttaaaaaaaaaaaacattttaagaCCCAATTAAAGCATCAAGACAATATTAAAAGAGAAGCTAAACGAAACACATGGATATTGGAATTTACATTCTTCTATGAAAGAACTTTCATGCCAAACAAACAAACATGTATCAAAGAACAAACTATTTAAGAATCTCCTACTTGTGGAGTGAAGTTTTAACCGATCCGGTATCTCTTCATAACATCGTGCGAAACCTAGTCGATCTCCTATCAACATTCCCGCATTTTCGCGATCATAATTCTCAACTCGGACCATCTAGAAATGCTCAAAGTATCTCATATATCATTGAAGGTAAAAACTATGAGAAACCTACATATCCAAACTATATGTGCTATACAAGGAGCATCTCTTATGGTCTAAGAGAGACCATAGCCCGCATATATCATCGAGCTATGTTACCATGAGACCATCGCAACAACCAAGTAAATCAAATTTGAGTAGCTAATTTTTTTACTAGTTCCTAGTACTAAATATCACCCATTGCATAGTTACAGAGATTTTTCTGTCCTGCCCTTTCTCCTTTCGTAGTTTTATGTAACTTAAACTATACAATAATCTTTTCTAGAATAAACATATTTGAGAGGGCCATTGGAACTAAGGATAAATGTCTTGAAACGTAGAGAATTGATTATTATACTGCATCTGGGAGCCAAAAGGATCATCATCTTGAAAACCACCCAAGTAAGTGTGTTGTAAATCAACGGAATTTTCAAATGCACTACACTGAGACACACTTTGAACCTCTTTCTCGCACGTAAACTCGGGTGACGATGCATGCTCTGAGCTGCTCGAATACGGCTGAACCTTAGGTAAATACTTATTCATCTTTTGTAATGGCAAGGACATAGGCGCCTGCATTAGGTTATATATTGTTGCATCAATCTTTGGCTTTGGATCATCAGTGTCAGCTAAATTCATTTCCATATGATCCATTTTGTAATGCTTTTCAAGAATTCCTCTTTTGTTGTATATTCGACATAATACCCAATCATCAAGCTGCATCAAGTGCACACATCAGAAGATAATTGTGAAATCAAGTTTGGAGATCACATATGAAAATTTTGTCCAAACTAATTATAACCTAACtggcaaaaaaaaaatcaagatgcACGAGTTAGCAATAGTACCCTCAAGTTGTTTCTATTTCCAGCAGATCTGTCAACGTTAGCCAGACGATATTCATGCATAATCCAATTAGTCTTGATACCCTTTGGAGCTTTTCCGACATAAAACACCAAAGCCTTCTTTATCCCGAGTGTCGTAGGCTTCCCAACCGCCTTATCAGCTCCAGTTGCCTTCCAGTAACCGGATCCGGCTGTCCGGTTGGGCCGTGAACCATTCGGGTACTTTCGATCTCTTGGAGAAAAGAAGTACCATTCTTTTTCACCATACAGTGCCATACCTGACATAAAGCATTTAATGTAAGCATTCTTTTCTTAGATATTAGTTAGATTTTATAGATGGCCAGCTAAGATATACGTACCAAAACAATCGAACCGAACTTTAGAAACTTGAACGAATAAACACATTTATCATACAAAGCAGTCTAAACAATCCATGATCAGAGATACCAAACATCAGGGAAAAAATATCTGTTCCAAGTTCCATCAATAATTTTTTAAGAAcagttattaataataaaaaatcgaACTTCTTTACCCGATATTTCTAAAACTCAACCGCCAAACTAGTTTGGTTCTCCAGGTCGGTTTTGGTCATATCAAATTCGACTACCCACTAACCAGATatgcaagaaaatgaagaacatatTACGGCCAACTTTCAGATACCATCTTAATTTACCTTAAATCCCATTGGACTCAATCTGGATAACAAGTGATAAACTTGGAGCATTTCAAGTTAACCATTCAACATTTTCGTGAATTACTCGAAGCAACAAATTAAGGAAGTGTGTCCGTGTCCGTGTGTCTGTCAAAAAACCAGGAACGAAACCCATGGATCGAACTTATACAGATCAATCTCAGCAATGATGTGAACATCAATTTGCTGGTCAGAGCACTTGCGGCAGAGGTAATGCACTACCAGCTCCTCGTCGGTCGGATGGAACCTGAATCCCGCCGGCAGAATCAACTCCTGATCACCACCCTTCATTCACACTCGGGAATTCTtcgtttttgttttaaaaaaaaattctacgaTTTTGCTACGCGCAATTAGTTTGGAAGGAAAGAAAGAGGAACTATCTTGCTGGTTGTATATATATACGCCAATATCACACAACAGCTGGCTTTTGATGTGGGAGGGCGGCGGTGCAGCTGACTGCGAGTCTTGGTGCACGTGGGGGACATTTCATCTGTTCCATTAtactattaataattaattaatgacatttatttatttcttttattattataaatggcTAAATggtcaaacattttaattttactAGTCTTGGGTGTGTCATAATTATTATCAAAATCTAGATCAAATCGAATGAAATACCTATATTTACTATATTCTAtactataatataataataataataattcttaAAAAGTAGAGCTTATTATATcgatatcaatttttttttcaaattttatctcTTTATCGTATTCTGCACGTAGATTTATTAAtgtgattttatttaaaaaaaattgggaataattttattttttaagttacttgaatttgtaatattattaaaaataaataaatttaattgttttattatCCAAACTGTAATGATATTAATGAGGTTGACCGCAGACAAGAAAATAGAAGTTGACTCTCTAATCATAAAATTCCACGTGGATGGGAAATCTCACGTGTGGTCATCGCTTTCGTCACCCTCACTAAACTCTTGTGAAAAAGAgcaaattaatttaatgaaccgcaatttcatttttttagagaggaccatttttattttatatatatatatatatttatatgtaataaaatatatatttctatctatttcataaatatatgaaatttcaatatttctcaaaatatatttctatatgtatatatacctAAACAaatacacacatatattttgTGTGTTATTAATTAATTGTATATGTagatagagagagagagaggtcGATATAGATGGCTAGTAGATTCACTTAACCAATACTGAAAGTAGAAAATTCATCTTGTCGACAAGAAAAACAAGATtgactcttcaatgttcaacaaTTTGTCGACCATGCCAGTCCATTCAAACCCAGAGAGAACCTGCTGCGCTGCTTCCTCCAAAAGCCACCtttattttttccttttcttttcttttattttaagttatggtAACAGCTATAGTTTattcaattatttatattttttgagtACGTAAGTCACTGTTACTTTTTTGTGGAAAATGAGTGAtacatagttttttttttttttttttactgtgaCAAATCTAAAAAATTTTGTGAGTGGGAATATTAATTATAGGAGTCAAAATCTCATTGGAATGCTTAAATTTGTAGCTAGAACGTACCTACAAATTTCGTTTAATTAACTAGAAATCACTCTTTTATACGATCTATAGTTAAATCTTGATTAATTGTTTTTTGCATTTACCTTTCATGTATTTAATAATGTGTTTGACACTTGCATGTTATAATATAATTTCCACACGATAAGACAGATACGTGCTAAATACATTAAATACATGAGAGGTGAACACAAAAATCCCGTATCTTTTCTATTACTATGTAGTATGTTAATTGTCAACTTCAGTTAGATGATGTTCTGTAGGTTTCTGCAGCCAAGTGGGGAAGAACAAGGCAGGTGATGATCCAAGAAATAAGCCGCTGCATATGATCGTAATGTTTGAATCCAATGCCTCATTACTTAAAAGACTTCCAATATATTGGATCCCAGCATGCAAGTTGATATGTGGGTATATGGATATAAAAACACTTTAAAAATCAACTTTACCTAGGACCCGAGAATTGCTGTGACAAGATAAAGATTTACATGGGTAGGAGTAGGATTATTGGGTGGTCTTTGTTACCTTAACTCATTCTGCTCAACGGGGTCATATCTCCTCAGAATGCTCAGACACTCTATCCTTGGCTTGCCATGGGTAGGAGTAGGATTATTGGGTGGTCTTTGTTACCTTAACTAATTCTGCTCAACCAGGGTTATATCTCCTCAGAAAGCTCAGACACTCTATCCTTGGCTTGCCTAATGGCATCCAGCCTTCTAACAGCCAACCACATCAGCCCAGACCTCAATTTTGGTTCTACATGCAAATTAAAATGTGGACTAGTTAACTTATACGAAGGTAATTCTAACAAGTGGCAGGAGTATATGACCTTCATTCCTGGTCCCTTACTCTTGTGCTCTTTTGTATAATTACCCGAAAACATGTCTATATCCGACACAGTAGGTGTGTGTGTATATGGTGCGGAGAGCTGTTGTTAACTTTATCATATGTTGAAACCACTGCCAGACATtatagggtgtgtttggttaagttgattaaataaggatagattaatagttaaatatttatcgttaaaattttaagatgttttaataatcattttgacccggtttatgatccaattttattaatcaaatagttatccataaaattggatcataaaccgggtcaaaatgattattaaaacatcttaaaattttaacgataaatatttgactattaatctattcTTATTTAATACACTCAACCAAACGGAGCATATAGGTTTAGAAATTGCAGCGGCTTATTTCTTGGATCACATGTTTGAGTACTTCATTGCAAATTACAAACTTCTAGGAACATCACATATTTGATTTGTAAAAAACAATAAACATACAGAAATTACTCTGAGTTAGCAATTAGCATATGAATAACGATATTTAAAATGTAAAATCCATAATTTTGCAAAGTTTGACGTGAAAAAGATGACAGACCATTTTTTGAAATCTTATATTAAGCCATaaccataaaaatatttaaacgtAATTAATTCTCCAACATTAAATACATCTCATTTAAATGGAACATGCACTAAGACGTAATAATATATTTCATCCAACTCCCGCACCATCAGGAGTTCCTATTCTTCTTCCCTGAAACACAAAAAGCAAATCAGAAATGCCACTAGACTATATTGTATATCTAAACAGACGACCATATTAGTATTAATTGAGAAAGTAAGTTCAATAATTTAATAGCTGATATATAAAACTAACAAACCTCATATAATCTTCCATTATGCGACGCAATTCACGCTTGCGTCTATAACATAGAGAATCTCATCAGATAAGTAATTTTTTTGCAAAAATCAGATAATACTGTATATGTATATTTCTAGCAGTAATCAGAATACAACGTAATGTTCGTAATTGCTGAAAAGGGTAAAAGATAATTTAAGAATACATTTGCATCAAACATCGAAACTTCGTTAATGATGTGCTTATCCTCTATACACATTAAGGCATAGTTTAAAAAGGCATGGACGTTTCAAGCACAAGAATTAAGAATTTGTATTATAATTAGTTTAGTCATTTTCTGTAATGTTGTGTAAATTTCGATAAAACCATGTAAatatatatctattagtttAAGGATAGGAGTAGGCAGTTTTATTTACTTGGATACCGCTAAACAGTTTTATTTCTTGGTTGGGGAATATTCTGTATATATTCTCTATAACGAGCCTCACTTCGATATTAAACAATAGGTAGTTACAGAAGAAAATAGAACAAAAAGAAACACACGCAGGAAATTTAATGATTTTACAGCAAATACACCCATAACAAGATCCATTTCACAAACACATGACAAATTGGTATCAGCCCCAAGAGTAATGGGGGATTTAAGGTCTTGCAAGATCAGTTTGAGATGTTCCTGAAAATATCAGGATGAAAAGTTTCCAATTAAAGGCGACAACGAGAATGGAATAATTCAGTTAAGAGGAAATGTCcaagaatgaatcaaaattGCGGAAAGAAGCAAAGGAGGATCGAGGTACACGCAAAGTCCCATGACTCCTAGCGACCAGCACTCACGACACAAGCAGGTACAGGGTGAAGGTCATTCTTATGTTAACAGGTATTCAAAATTGGATTTCCCTTGTTACGATGGTCACACAAATCCATTGAGGATGGCTTCATCGATTTTGAGCATTTCTTTCGTCCCCAACATACATCAAAGGAAGATAAATCGGGTCGGCATCCTTCCATCTTGAAGGGGATGGCCAATTATGTTTTTTGAAGTTGGAAAAGGATTGACTAAATCTGTCATGGGAGGACTTCAAGCACCAATGTGATTTGTAATTTGGACATCCTGTACAAGGCAACACATTGGGGGAGTTATATAAATTGCAGCAACAAGGAACCGTCGAAGATTATCAATGCCAGTTTGAGCTTTCTTGCAGCAGGGGCTTGCTTGCTCTTTATCAGGCGAACAAGAAGTGAAGATTTTCAATAATAAATAGCAGTGAAAGTTGAACCGCATCAACTCAAGGATTTAACAAGTACAATGAGACTTGTGAGGTTGTATGAAAAAAGGTGTGCATGGCAATCCATAACTTCAGATCTGCCATGAAAATCAtccgataataataataacttcCAACCTCGGTTCGTAAAGTAACTCACAAGATCCGAGATGAAGGAGCGACAATTAAAGGATTGTGTTCGAATTGTGACAAGTTATATACTCCAAGCACAGATGTAAGAGAGTATTTTGGTTCGGTTGGAAACGGTTAATGAAGGAATTCCATCAAATGAAGTTGACGTGAATTCTGAGGATCTGGAAATTTCAATTCATGCGATCACAGATACCAAGGGGCGTAAACCATGCAGGTTGATGGATCTATTCAGCAACATTCTTACTTGTTTTCATCGACTCCGGAAGTACGCATTGTTTCTCAGGTAATTCATTGGTAGAGATGTCGGGTCTGccgaaagaaaattaaattgcTTTATCGGTAATCGTCACTGGCCATCTCTTTCCATGCTTAAGTGGTGTCCAGGGGTCGTAAATTTCTTTGACAAACACGCTTTATGCttgaatttttttgttattcCATTAGGAGGTTTTAATGGGAGTCAATGAGCTACAAAATTTTGGACCAATCCAATGGGATTTTGCAAAAATGTGCACGCAGCTTGAATACAATGGGATGACAGTCCTTTGCATCATTGGAGCAAAGCACGTGATATAAGGACCCGGAAGATACCCACCAGACAAATTCAAATTGTTGGTAGAATTTTAAAACATGGCGTCTTGTCAATTTTTATCATATACTAGTGACGTGACGGCATTTTCTGTgttgtatataatattatatacaaatattatgtaatatttatttttgttggaATATTATACAATATAACATATTTGAATTAGATCGTTTCTACCAACTAtatcttttaataaaattttaaatacttgatCTTACAATAAATATCATTGGTTGTTtatgtatgatatttttaaaaattttcaaataattattttaaatataattattatgttTAATGATGATTAAATACATTAAAAAGTGATTTACCAAAGGAATTTGTTGAGAAAATTTTGGTGACATgactatataaaataaaatatctacaTATTAGAATGTTGAGATAAAAATTGGAAAGATTTTGCTGTTACTCTAATGATCTCAagctttatattatatattatattattaatataaatgaGGCATGAAAGGGAAGTGTGAGAATTATACAGAGACTAATCAAGCACAAGGTGCAGATCGGAAGATTACTGTATGACAAAACATCTGCGGTTTTAACAAATGCAGGAAGAAAGAGCAACTATCCAGAAGTTTGTATTAGTGTAACAAACAAATTACATATGTGAACACAGTGAAAATAGAGTGTTCTTGGCATCCCCACATCCAAACTCCGAATTGAAACTTGCAAAACCATAGTGCCTGAAGATAAAATTGGAAGTTAGCTTcaataatctttattttaatataatgattGTTAGATTTTGACACCTTATTTTGTGCCCGTgagatattttaatataaaatatctgAAAATGGAGTTTGACACCTTATTTTGTGCCATGTTATAGCCACCTCTACATTTCAACCACCGACTCAAAATTTTCCGTAATCTCTATTTACATGTACCGattaatctgcaaatataatcACATAACAAACTCTAATGGCACGTATTTTGTAGAAAagtaatatacaattttttattcGACTTATTGGCCGTTCGTCAACCAAAAACAATCTATGTTGGTTTAAAATCTAATAGCATTTTCGGGAGTTTGCACTTGAACTATACCTTGGAATATTTGGAAGCATTCCCAACAGCCAACAAGTGagcatatatattttattttttcacgaATATCGTCTCCCTTTTCATTGCATTAATTTGGTTGACTCGAAAGAATTAAAATCATCTTCACGCTTCAGATGCTGGCTATCTCGATCAACACTTGCCTACCCGCCCCTTAAACAAAAGCGTGCATAACCGATGGCCGCCTCGCCTCTGTCGCGTTTAGAAAAATTAATCTtctgtttcaaatttgatatagaaatatcaatgatatcaaaTCTTGCTATTTTTTTCTTAATAGTAGAGGACATCTGAGAATCTTGATCATCCTTTGATTAATTCTTTTTTATCCAATCAgactttatttgattttatttaataCTCTATTTGATTGCATATCTGACTGTTAAATATCAAATTATTACTAAATTATTGATAGGCCTAAcatactatttaaaatattccgGGTTCGACCTTATTGACATGTTCATGCTCAAAAAGATGAGATCGAGAAGCAATATCTTCGCAATGAATACAAGGCATGACAGTGCTAACCTTTCAAACCATATTCGTCTTCCACGGGACGGGCACGAACAATAATTTTCCTCTCTACTTGTTTTGATAAAAGATTGCGAACACCATTCCTAAAAACACATGAATTAGTTGTTATTGATAGAATATTAATAGGGGAGATTGAGCTCATACCTAATCGGAGACATTTCCGCCCGCCGTTCGTCTCGTTTCGTGGGGAGAAAGGGAGACACGAAAGCAAAATAATTTCTTTTttctataatttatatttatattaaaaaaaaccatTTTCAATAGGATTcaatgtttgtgtgtgtgtgttttttttttcttttgtaaatAATACcaacaaaatttaaattttagtttCAACTATCTATTGaccaaactttatttttttccttaattatataatatcaaatataaaCATCCCCAagtcataaatttttttgttattataaataattaaaatttaataaaattttaatttttattgaattagtTAAATTTTTTAGTGTTAATATTGTGttctttattattttatgattaatattatattattaatttattttctttcatttattgttattattgttgttttaaatattattttatgaatatttgattatataatttaaaaaataatcgaAATAACGATTTagattatttattattaataatttttttcttataattaattatattatcatctaattttctaaatttttcatttttttaattaaaattttataattaacattatcattataattatcaatccaatatttcttttgatcataaaataaatattttaaataattctcgctattaataaaattataaattattattattatttgaattaatatcgtattattatttaaaaaatgataaataacaagataaaattattttaattattttgaaatgtgattttaattttaataaactATATTAATTTATTGACATGAGAAAATGAAAATAAGATATATTTTAGGATTATTAAActacaaaatattaaatgatataatttttaGTAGTTAaggctatttttaaaaatagagtATCAACATGAACtagaataaataatttttttttatttccctTAGTTACATTTAGATACTGATATTTTagaattatttattaatattatttatttttaaaaataaacatgttaCGTACTCGTGATGGAATACGATTATATACTTATTTGAACTAAAACATATCTAATTTGGATTAACATACAAATGATTTTCCATGTTGATGCTTGCATTTTGTGAGAAAATAGTCAATATTCAAGTTGTCACAATACACGAATTTAATGTTGATGTTGCCATGGAAGATACGTTATGATGACTTACTaatgttatttattttaaaataaacatgttatGTAATTATCGTGTAACACAATTAAATACTTATTTGTCATAAAAAAACACTTATTTAGATTTAACAGATACCTGATTTTACCACGTTGATACTCAGTTTtgataagaaaatatttgatcTTCGAATGACCACCATATATAAAGTTTGTGCTTATGTTATCATAGAAGATGCATTATGATGACTTATTAAtggtatttatttttaaaaaaataaatatgtcgTGTAGTTATCATGTAATACAATTAAATACTTAATATGACCTAAAAGTACTTAatttgatttaatatatatcTGATTTTGTCAAGTTGATACTCAATTTTGATGAAAAAATATTAGATTTTCGAGTGgtcacaataaatgaagcatgTGTCGGTATTGCTAAATAAGATGCATTAGGATGTCTTACAAATGCATCTTCAATGGAAACTCTGGTAGGACATCGTTTATAGTGAACACTCGAATATCAAATTAAGTACTTTTTAGGCTGAATTAACAAGGAaaaaatcacacacacacacatatatatataatcaaattaagtattttaaagttgaattaattatttaaccgTATTCTATTATAACTACACAATATGTTTATTTGTGTAGTTATGTCTGTATATTTAGCAGTATCATCATTTGTTACCATTTACTTTACGGTGCTTCGCTGACAAACCCTGCAACGTTTCTTTATAAATTCAGCTCCAGTTGCATCAGCACTAGGTGTTGATGGCTCTATGGAATCTACTCGACTCCTTTGTCGAACAAGTTTTTGGTCGTTCcataatttgaaatttatagCATCCACCTTTCTTTCTTTGTCAGATCCCAGGTCATTTCTGTAACCCTGATCCACTTCTCTAGCCATATGAAGTCGAGAAGAATGCTCCTTAATGGTGTTATCTGTTTGCTGCAGATGAGAGGCAAATGGTGTCCTTAATATTCCCACTCGACCAGCAAGTATCTATGACATTGAATCAAACTCGGAGTCAGAGGACGAGTAATTGGCACAAATTAATAATGGATCCAATTCCATGAAAAGTTTGCCTTTAAATCCAAGCCAAAAGAAAGCACAATAATACATACATTAAGTGAAAGAAATACAGGAAATTACCTCGGAATACACTTTGAGTGCCCTCTGAGTTGCTGAATCCAAAATATGCTTTAAAATAAGGCGTGCATGATCATCCAACTgttcaaaaaataataacaacaaaTAAGA is a genomic window containing:
- the LOC140822085 gene encoding uncharacterized protein — protein: MDARDIKSEVLALQKLYGLLKCDGDGTANPASNMLDDHARLILKHILDSATQRALKVYSEILAGRVGILRTPFASHLQQTDNTIKEHSSRLHMAREVDQGYRNDLGSDKERKVDAINFKLWNDQKLVRQRSRVDSIEPSTPSADATGAEFIKKRCRVCQRSTVK
- the LOC140822079 gene encoding NAC transcription factor 32-like isoform X2 → MKGGDQELILPAGFRFHPTDEELVVHYLCRKCSDQQIDVHIIAEIDLYKFDPWNAYIKCFMSGMALYGEKEWYFFSPRDRKYPNGSRPNRTAGSGYWKATGADKAVGKPTTLGIKKALVFYVGKAPKGIKTNWIMHEYRLANVDRSAGNRNNLRLDDWVLCRIYNKRGILEKHYKMDHMEMNLADTDDPKPKIDATIYNLMQAPMSLPLQKMNKYLPKVQPYSSSSEHASSPEFTCEKEVQSVSQCSAFENSVDLQHTYLGGFQDDDPFGSQMQYNNQFSTFQDIYP
- the LOC140822079 gene encoding protein ATAF2-like isoform X1 → MCLFVQVSKVRFDCFGMALYGEKEWYFFSPRDRKYPNGSRPNRTAGSGYWKATGADKAVGKPTTLGIKKALVFYVGKAPKGIKTNWIMHEYRLANVDRSAGNRNNLRLDDWVLCRIYNKRGILEKHYKMDHMEMNLADTDDPKPKIDATIYNLMQAPMSLPLQKMNKYLPKVQPYSSSSEHASSPEFTCEKEVQSVSQCSAFENSVDLQHTYLGGFQDDDPFGSQMQYNNQFSTFQDIYP